The stretch of DNA CTGCTGGATGCCGACCGAGCGCTCGGGAGAGAGAAAGTGCCTGCTGCCGTCCAGATGAGAACGGAATTCCACCCCTTCTTCGCGGATGCGGCGCAACTGGCGGTGGCTGTAGACCTGGAAGCCGCCGCTGTCGGTGAGTATGCTGCCCTCCCAGTCCATGAATCCGTGCAGTCCGCCCAGATCGCGCACCACCTCGTGACCCGGACGCAGAAAGAGGTGGTAGGTGTTGGAGAGGATAATGGAGGCTTGCAGGCGGCGCAGGAAATCGGCCGGGACGGCCTTGACGGTGGCGGAGGTGCCCACGGGCATGAAGACGGGCGTCTCGATCACGCCCCGCGAGGTGGTCAGGCGTCCGCAGCGGGCCTGACTGCCGGAATCCTGCTCATGGACGGTGAAGCTGAATGACATGGGCGTTAGGCGGCCAAGGGATACAGTGATCGTCCCAAGCCGTGCGCCGAGCCGTTAGAGGTCGACACGGTAAAGGGCGGAGTGGTCGACGCAGTAAAGGTGGCCTCGCTCCAGATCGTAGGCGAAACCCACCAGCATGGGGCCGCTGAGCAGCAGTCGAGGCTGGCCGCCGGCCATGCTGTAAAGTCCTTTCTGTCCCCGATAGGAAGCCGCCACCAGCAGATTCCCCTCAGGATCGAAGCCGATTCCCTGAGGGCGCCCCAGTCCGCGAAAGAGGATTTCCGGCTCTCCTCCGGGAGGCACGCGGTAAAGGCAATCCTGAGTGGCCAATGTGGGTCCCGTGACGTAGAGATTGTCTTGCGGATCGAAGGCCAAGTGGTAGGCCGAGACGCTGGGCTCGAGCTGGCAGTAGGCTTCCGCCTCTCCTTGGGGAGAGACGCGGGCGATGGTCCCGCTGCGGTCACCCACGAACAGATGACCTTTGGAGTCGAAGGCCAGGCCGGTGGCCAGGCCCAGCCCCACGGCGAATTTTTCCACCTGCTTGTCGAAGGAGGTGGCAAAGACCTCGCCGCTGTGGCGGCTGGATACATAGAGGCGGCCGTCGGGGCCCAGCGCCAGTCCCGTGGGATTGACGATATCGGCCAAAAAGGGCCGGGTGTCGCCGTCGGGAGTAATCTGAAAGACGCCGAAGGTGACCTCTTCGCCGCGTCCTCCGCTGTAGGTGGTGTAGACGTTGCCATGGCGGTCCACCACCGGATTGGTCACGGGATGCAATTCATCGTTGAGGACAAGGCCGATCTTCATGCGGGCCCGGGCGGCCAGCTTGGCGCGCACTTCGATTTCGCCCGAGTCGGCGGGCGGCACGCGAATGGTCACCGCCTCTCTGGAGGCGCCCAGGATATCGGCCTGCAGCCCTCCCACGAAGACGCTCACCGAGGAGGGATCGTCCAGACCCTCCATCAGCAGGCGCAGGCGCCCGTTGGGAAGCGCCGTGGAAGGCTGTATCTCTCGTATATCCATAGCGGCTCACTATAGCACTTTCGCGTGCCGACGCCGGAGAAGGGAAAAGGCCGCCAGGATAGGACGAAATCTGGCCCTGCATCGACAAGCCTGACCTCAGGCAGTATCCTTGAGGGGTATTAAGGACCCTCGAGTCAACGACTATGATCAAGCGCATTCTTGTAGCTCTAGCCGGATCGCAACACTCGGAAAGGAAGATCGAGGAGGCGGTCCGCCTGGCCCGCCGTCACGACGCCTCTTTGACCGGGGTAACGATAGTGGACATCGACCGCCTCTCGGACACCGGCTCGGTGCCGCTGGGGGCCGGCCACTCGGCCCAGCAATTGGCCGAGTTCCGCATCGAAGAGGCCCGCCAGCAGTCGCGCAAGGCGGTGAACGATTTCGTCAAGGCTTGCGAGAAGGCCAAAGTCCGCCATCGGCTCTACCGCGAGAACGGCGATCCTTTCGAGTCGCTGATCTCCTACTGGCGCTATCACGACCTGACGATCCTGGGTCTTCGCTCGCTGTGGGAGTTCGGCGTGATCGACGAGCCTCACGACAGCATCGCCAAGCTCATCGCTCAAGGAGTCCGTCCCGTCCTCACCGTGGACCAACCCTTCAAGAGTCCGGTCAAGGTCCTGGTCGGCTACAACGGGTCGATGGAATCGGCCAAAGCCATGAAGCGGTTCGTTTCAATGCAGCTTTGGGAAAAGTGCGATTTGCGGGTCGTCTGCTATGACGAGAACAAGCCCAGGGAAGAGGCCCGCCAGCTCATTGAAGACGCCCTCGAGTACTGCCGCGAGCATGGC from Acidobacteriota bacterium encodes:
- a CDS encoding SMP-30/gluconolactonase/LRE family protein, translating into MDIREIQPSTALPNGRLRLLMEGLDDPSSVSVFVGGLQADILGASREAVTIRVPPADSGEIEVRAKLAARARMKIGLVLNDELHPVTNPVVDRHGNVYTTYSGGRGEEVTFGVFQITPDGDTRPFLADIVNPTGLALGPDGRLYVSSRHSGEVFATSFDKQVEKFAVGLGLATGLAFDSKGHLFVGDRSGTIARVSPQGEAEAYCQLEPSVSAYHLAFDPQDNLYVTGPTLATQDCLYRVPPGGEPEILFRGLGRPQGIGFDPEGNLLVAASYRGQKGLYSMAGGQPRLLLSGPMLVGFAYDLERGHLYCVDHSALYRVDL
- a CDS encoding universal stress protein; translated protein: MIKRILVALAGSQHSERKIEEAVRLARRHDASLTGVTIVDIDRLSDTGSVPLGAGHSAQQLAEFRIEEARQQSRKAVNDFVKACEKAKVRHRLYRENGDPFESLISYWRYHDLTILGLRSLWEFGVIDEPHDSIAKLIAQGVRPVLTVDQPFKSPVKVLVGYNGSMESAKAMKRFVSMQLWEKCDLRVVCYDENKPREEARQLIEDALEYCREHGLEPQGEVMEGDPTKGLLEEAKRFDADIVVAGNSHRRLILRKVFGSTTLRLIEQCERALFLTQ